From the genome of Capsicum annuum cultivar UCD-10X-F1 chromosome 4, UCD10Xv1.1, whole genome shotgun sequence:
TCATCACTTTTAAAAGCATTGAggactcaagtcaagagtcaagagAAGCTGCATAAATAGGATTTTTATAATGTCAGCtatatttttaacttgtaatttgattttttaatgtaATGGCAGAGCGGCGGACCGAAACCTCGAcagggcctcactcgactctccaactcaatATAGTCCTTTCTTTTCAATCCTTGAACCACATATGACTTGATCCCCACACAACTTGGGATGGTTAGGATGTCCAAAATAAAAACTCGGTTGcatttttccttctttgtctcccttttgaataatgatcgggtcaaaatttggtatCATTGTCTGCAAACACTTCGTGTTTAAATCCAAAGAGAGGTATgatatagacacctaattttgtccctcccgaaagTCAAATTTTATCATTTACCCCGTCTTACTATGCACCCTCAATCGTGTGATAAGTTCCAcacaagaaaataacaaattcatAACCATTTTTAACACCTCACCCTAACAAATTTCACCTCATCCTAACCACCCCAACCTCCTACCCCACATACCCCTACCCATCCCATGTACCCCCTTGCCCCACCCCCTTgcacattttttttccttttcaagatAATAGAATACATACTCACATCACGGGGGGGGAGCAGAATAATATACACAAtcacacaacaaaaaaaatagaggacCCTCACCGAAAAAGCTGCCTCACGATTCCATAAATATACTtctcatacatatatacacaccaacACACACTGAGATTCACAATacacataccaccaccaaaaaatgtacacacacacacaccatcataaaaaaacacacacacatatgtatgCAACCACTATCGAGAAATAGTGAAATCAAGGGGCGAAAGAGAGAATAGGGGAGAGACAAAGAGAAAATGTGAGAGAGATTTTTTTGGCATGTTTTCATCGGAAAACGTGGATGCCACTAGTTTCTTTCTCTGATTCTCATTGCTTCCAAGCTTTCCAGAGCTCCGACAAAGCCGATAGCAGTAACCCAGCTCCACGCCATTTAAGAATCCACTGGACCTTTGGAAAACGACCCCCAAAATACTATCAGATCtcaattttttatcattttccatTTGAGTTGCTTTATTTGAGTTTGGTGTATCAACTCGGGTCGATTGGGTTTCATCATCAAGGTTCCCAGTGCGGACTCCGTTTAATTGAATAACACAGTTTGAAAGCCCCAATTTCAGGTTTAATTCTTCATATCTTCTCTTTATTTCGGTGAATGTATTTGATTAGTGGTGGTATTTTTGTAGGTTTTGGTTGTGAAtcatttctttaattttgattGAAGAAACTCTAATTGCTAAATCTGTGTTGGAATTTTGTCAATACATAATGAATGGGGTTTAATTTAGCTTGGGGTTTGAATTggagaattgaaaaattgatcGAAGTGAGCATGGGTTTATTTTGATTCAGGGACGACTGTTTAATTTGGAATAAATGTATATTGTTAAAATTTGGTAGTATCATGTTTAGACAAAAAATTTAATAGGCAAATcataggtcgggtaggcaaaccATAAGAACCAATTATTGTTGAATGTCTGATATATTTATTGAATGGTTTTGATTTTCTCGCAACTAAATTCCTTGTAATCATTCGGtcgaggaatgccccgagataTATTGTATTCATTATCAAAAAATGCCTCGTGATATTTTGCACTCGGAAGACCGATtatgatcaaggcccgaggtaTTGGGTAAAGTATAGTGTAGGGTAGTTAGAatattttaggttttaatttcagcatttttattttggtttgtaataaattggactggacactttttatattttgtttgtttgattgtttgttttcttgttgtgtgttttgtttggtttatacattttatagtgtcatactagccgatatactctacggagcgaccgtggtcgaaccacgggaatgagagatgcctaacaccttttccttgatcaacagaattccttaaccaaaaTTTCTATTCGTGGATCATTTTttaagagtcaaaccattttgaaaaaaaaaattccaacggtgacttggcataccagatttatgtcaagtggcgactctgagttcaAATGAAtaagaatcctttttgaaataaattttatcttttgtcacttaataataaaaaccctttcaaacttaaatcgATAATCTGTTTtggtaaaaaggggtgtgacaatggGCAATGGCCTATTTACTAGTACTAGTGCCTACTCCTTTACAGCCAAAAATTTGGCTAAGATCAACACTGCAACTTTTCAATATTTCCAGTGGATTTGGAAGACACCTGCCCtccaaagatcaaaattttattatgGTTAGCTCAACACAATTGTCTCCCAACCAGTCTCACACTCTCCAAGATGGGAATCAACATCCCCACTAGCTGCCATTGCTACAGCCACCCCTCTGAGGATATCATGCACATTTTCTTCCAATGTCCTCAATCCTTAGAACTCTAGAACCTCACAATCGCCAGTGGCAACCATGATAATATGGCTATCAGCCACTTCTACCCTTAAAACTAGCAGGCCACATGgaagaatctttctaagaaacCATTTGATCAACTCCTTTTGTGGCATAAAATCCTCCCCTTCCTTCTCTGGGATATTTGGAATAACATAAATAGAAATCTCTTTAATAATAGGAAGAACAAGGCCGACTTCAAAAACTTCTATGCCGAGTCTGTGGAATACAACCACATCATTAACAACTTCAATCCAACTAGACAGCCCAGGACGATCCACAtcagatggattcctcaaagagtTAGTCATTTCAAAATAAACTCAGATGGCTCTTGTCTGAGGAATCCTGGCATGAGAGGCCTCGGTGGAGTGATTAGGGACCATAGAGGGGGATGGATCATAAGATACTCTAAATCCTTCCTAGAAGCCACCAATAACCAAACAAAGATCATTTCTCTTATGGAGGGGCTTACCATAGCTGAAAGGGAAAATCTTATTCCCTTAGAAATCAATATTGATTCCAAAGAGTTCATTCAAATTCTCAAGCAAGGAAACCTTTATTATAATGCTATACTTGATGAATGCAGGTTAAGACTAAGAAGGTTAGGATGCCCACCAATGTCACACTGCTATAGAGAACAAAATGGAGTGGCCGACACACTGGCTAAATTTGGAATAGCCGCAGTTCATTATCAAAACACCCTCTTTTTTAAAGTTCCACCGGTGTGTATTCAAAATGCCCTTTGGAAAGATATAGCaggaattttttttgaaagatataTCAGGAATTGTAATCTTGAAACTGAAGGGGAAAACCCCTATGTTTTTGTTTTGAACCCAGGCTAGTTCTAGGGCTTGTAAAAAACTCCTTTTAcgctttttttttatcttaatgcATATCTACTTACCCAAAAAAAGAGATAAGTAACCAACTAACACTGAGTTATATTATACAATGTTGCAAAAATCGAGTAAATTTCATGGGTGGTCATTCAACTTTGTGTTCATTATCAAAAAGTCACTATTCTCTATTTTGTTACAGAAAAATCATTGAACTTTGTCTCATATTTCACAAAAGTCACTTTTGtaaatttttggagaaaaatgagctcaAAGACCCTTTCAAGTCTTtaattacaaaaagaaaataagtggGTCCtacaatattattaagttaaaagaaATAAAGTTGTTTAAACAAATAGGACAGTTGTTCGACAACAAcattagttgtctcaacaacttCGCACAGTTGTCAAACAACTTTGCAAAGTTttcgaacaactttgatagttgttgagacaacCTCCTTAGTTGTTGGGGtaaatatgttaaaaaaaattgaattttttttgtcccttttacctaatttttaaaacttgaaggacTCTCACTTAATTGAAAAACTTATTTGTCCCTTTTGAGTTTAACGGGTCAGACCAGGATGGCTCATTAAAATGATGGGCCAAAAAACACCAAGCTCACTCCATTACTCTGTGCAGCGCCTCACGGGCCAgtctacttttaaaaaaataatattttgtaatttaattttagaatattaataaacataaatattatcagacATTgttacatagtgttaatacttgttaatcaagtctccaacacccccaaaaatactcctaatagcaaaattaaataacttttgacatgatatcctttgaaccaattaaaaatactaataagaaATCTAAATAGTTAGATGTATTTGACTTACAGGCCGACCCACTGGCTAGCCCAACCCATATTGCTCAAGCCCCACGGGCCACGGGCTTATACGGACCAGGCTAAAAAGACCTATTCTTAAATGGGCTACAAAAACTGAAgcccaactctatcaaattacaGGCTGGGTTGGGCCGGCCCAACGGGCCTAgcccatattgacggctctacATAAAATATgagatgaaataaagaaaaactcTTATATTTGAGGGAAGGTTAAAAATTGCCCCTCAAATatacttttgagaaattttgatccATTATATTGCTAAAAATAAGcctttttatttacatatatttgaAAAGAGACCCATTACCAAAGGTGTGGTATTTATGTGTTTGATTGACGAATTTCTCCAAAACAAGTTATTATTATTAACAAATGTTAGTGTTACCAATTAGTATGATACATAACGAGGAAGATAATGTTTGTGCATGCGTTACGATACATCacaaattttcttattatgatacataagtaagaattttttcaatatgcctgatacatatgttatagttatgtatcataatataatatgtaaCAAATGTTAAAGCTAATTGTTAATCTGATACATTACTTATGTACATAACTATAAGTGAATGCATTATGATACATGACTATTTATCACTAAGTAAGAAATTTACCAGAATGTCTGATACATAAGTAAGAATTTTATCAGGATGTTTGATACATATGTTATAGTTTTGTATTATAATACAATATGTAACAAATGTTAAAGGTAATTGTTAATCTGATACATTACTTAAGTACATAAGATCATAAAATATGTTACTAtacatcattattttttaatgcaGGGGATAAAATACGTGATCAAAACTGTTCCATGTCATCCTTTGAGGTTTGGCATTTCATGCAACCGTAACTTTGCGACCGATGTTGAGTACTTTGTGGATAAAAAAAGTGCTAAATATGTTTAAGGAGACATGCTTTGGTGTGTTTGTTGATATGCCTAAATGAAATCTTCAAGGTCAAATAACCAAATATTTGCTGATGCTTGAGTGTAAACAAGATAACCCAAATGAATTCCATGTTTATGTCAAGGGAACAGTTCTGAAATTTGCAATATTTGAATTTGCTCTCATTAGTGGTCTGAATTGCACCTCAAACATTGAGGCCTTTCAGAATCCGACTTTAGATGACTTTGTTTTAATGACAAAGTATTTCCCAGAGGCAAAAATAGAATATCCCAAAAACAAATTTGCTGAATGGTATAAGATGAAATTTTTGGACAATGACCAGGATGCATTGTGGATGACCATATTGTTTTTCACTCATATGTTTTTGTTATCTGAAACTGATGATGCAACTTTTAGTTTTATAGAATTCAGTATGGTAGAGGATGGTCGATATGAACAATATCTATGGGGAAAGATTGCTTTCACTAAGTTGATGAACTCGTTGAGACAAGAATTTTCATTGAAAAACAGCTTTATCGGTTAGGAGGAATGCCACATATTCTCAACGTCTGGATGTACGAATATTGTTCTGAAGTAGATAAAGAACATTGCTTGTCGTATTAGTAATCGTATCCTAAGGATATGTAATCGATTTGTTGTTGGAACAAAGCCTAAATTCGAGAAGTTCATGAATGGAATGTTTAGCAAGgtaatttctatttattttcaatctctctttgtattttatgttgcacacatgaaattttcttttatgttttcaatatatattttcttgTAAATATATGATGACGCATGTAACTCGTTCATACTGTAGCATATTTGTTGATCAGACATCTTCCATATCAATTTCTGCaacaaaataatcttttttcactGTTATATGATACATTACAGTACTCATATGATACATTATGATACATAATTATACAGTTTATGGTATATCACTACATGTTATGTAGAATATCGATACATTATTGCCCTTACATTCATTTAActgaatttgttattttatttcaatcTCAATTATAGTATGTGTATACCAACATAAGTCCTACAGTTGATGAGCTGAAATGTCTTCAATTGCCAAATCATGATGGAATGGATTTGAAAGATTCTGTTAATTCAACTTTGCCATCCACATCTTATAGACAACCAacaaaagttgatcaaaaagTTAAAATGACAGTTGGTTTATTACCTTTGGATGATTTTACAACCCCACCACCTCTCGAACTTTTAACTAAGTCAAAGGCCAAGTCTGATAGGTCATTGGCATCGccttcaaaaagaagaaagacaGACGCAGAGCGAAAAAAATCGGTGACAGGTCAAGAAAATATTAAAGCTCACCCCTCTATTGAAGAAGTCAATGAATCACCTTCTGACACATCAAACTCAATTGTTGATCCAATCAATGAAGAAGCTCCACATGAACCATCTCTAATGAACTTCAGCGAACAGACACCACCAGCAGAACAAACCCCACCAGTTGTCGAAAGTGTGTATGAGTCcatacaaaaaattaatatatctGGAGGAACATATCATGAGCAAGTTTTGATGAAAGTTGATATGAGTACAATTGACTCATTAGTCAAGACATGTAAGTGCaacatgaaattttatttttaaaattgtctATCTTGACATATCTAATTTACTCTATTAAACTTATGTAGGTTGACAAAAGATTTGATGATACTGAAGCattaatgaaaaaatatcatGAAGAAATGATGTTAGCTGTGAAGGAAAAGCATGATGCTCCACAAAAAGTAACTTTTAATATGATCACatcaatttttattaaattttatatatatttatctttttaaaaaattatatatttttcaggTTGTTATTGACATCGATAGTTCAAAcaaagatttgaaaaaaaaaatgagacacATGGTGATGATTTGGGAACTCCGAAAGAACAACCAAAGGATATACCAGAAAAGGTAAAGTAGTAGGAATGTTAAATAAAGTATCgtctattatttttataatgtaatGAATTTTTTGAGATTTAGAATGATGATGGAAATGTTGTATCTACTGTAGATCACATGCGGATGAAAAATCATCAACTGAGTCTTCtctgaaatttaattttgatgatccAGCTATTCTGAGAGAGACTATTGAAGTTCAAAATGTACAGAAGGTACTGATAAAAAACTATTATACTGAGTGTATGTTATTAATGTGGAAAATCATTATGTtaattagatttttcattatATGTTGTACAAATTATACAATCAATGTAAAAAGATTGATACATTTGTCAATTCTTTCTCAACAATGTTGTTGTTTCAGCCTATATAAGTCTTACATGTTCTTTAATATCAAATTAATTTCATGTTTCAGAAAAGTGGAACTGAGGTTAAGAATGCTTCATTTCAGCATTTCATCTATAACACCATAGCTGAGATTTCCTCGCTAGTTAGTACAATACAAGCTGATGAGCTTTTACAGAAAGAAAATCTCCCTGATCTCATTTTACCAACAGACAATATTGAAGTTCGAAATGAACCACAGGTACATATAACATATGGTTGTGGATTATTTCATATGGGATCTCTTTCATCCAATTAATGTTAGTATAATGTTATAACAGTTGGTAGTTGAATCTAACAATTTGCATTTTTCAGGTGTCCAGCACTGAGATATCGTCTGATGCGTTTCAGGAATCGATATATAATATCATAGCtggtgttgacacccaattttgactcgcCCTTTTTCCTTAATTACTTTTCCGATGCTTCTCGGccttaaataattttcaaaaattaaattaaaaaataagattcaaatttttgtttctatttctataaaaaaaaattaaaaagagaaatttttatttttttattaaatataattaaatattttaacgaataaaaatatatatcttttggtattcACATTCACATTCTTTCTAATCTTTTATTTTAGGGCGATATTGTGAccatatgtatatttatattcttattacataaaatatatatatatatattttataagatgTACATATactttctcattttcttcttttatatattatattcttattttttacacgcacatatatatgcatatagttTGTTAATATTAAATCGTAAAAACATATTAAATTGGACGCTTTAAGAATTATGTTCGTAATTTATATAAGCAcgtactaaaataatttttaggatatCAGGAAGCATGGATAAATTTAATTTCAGTAGAAAAAGAGTATTCATGCTAGCAATAATCCAACTTCATTTTTGTTTCACCCGAGCCCAACTCtcattttatgaatttcaatCAAGAGTTCAAAAATTAGCCCGAAACTCAGTATAACTTTTATGTTCGCTTCGTCACTCTACCTCAACAGATACGATTTAACCTGATCCGATGATTTATTTTTAAACCCGAAAGGTCCTAAAATATTcagttatttttatatatctataatttatttatttttaactatctATTTATTCGTAtatttgtttttcactttttccttctctttaaaTTAAATTCGAACCATTCGATCGAATATCGAATGGATCGAAAATAGTCATTTTGAAATCGACCTTTCACATATTT
Proteins encoded in this window:
- the LOC124898047 gene encoding uncharacterized protein LOC124898047, which produces MLECKQDNPNEFHVYVKGTVLKFAIFEFALISGLNCTSNIEAFQNPTLDDFVLMTKYFPEAKIEYPKNKFAEWYKMKFLDNDQDALWMTILFFTHMFLLSETDDATFSFIEFSMIKNIACRISNRILRICNRFVVGTKPKFEKFMNGMFSKYVYTNISPTVDELKCLQLPNHDGMDLKDSVNSTLPSTSYRQPTKVDQKVKMTVGLLPLDDFTTPPPLELLTKSKAKSDRSLASPSKRRKTDAERKKSVTGQENIKAHPSIEEVNESPSDTSNSIVDPINEEAPHEPSLMNFSEQTPPAEQTPPVVESVYESIQKINISGGTYHEQVLMKVDKRFDDTEALMKKYHEEMMLAVKEKHDAPQKVVIDIDSSNKDLKKKMRHMVMIWELRKNNQRIYQKRSHADEKSSTESSLKFNFDDPAILRETIEVQNVQKKSGTEVKNASFQHFIYNTIAEISSLVSTIQADELLQKENLPDLILPTDNIEVRNEPQVSSTEISSDAFQESIYNIIAGESIDNIIAEISTPVVAMEMKSVSPNETNNNECKIHDSQFPSVLPEANLGKQDVIKTRAPRNRKRTKIFRSSFTTEFSSSCKGKQSATINFPQKHPFDGYLISYDMPAGLIEEYCD